In Sphingomonas panacisoli, one genomic interval encodes:
- a CDS encoding 4-(cytidine 5'-diphospho)-2-C-methyl-D-erythritol kinase: MITEPAPAKINLALHVRARRPDGYHEIETLFAFCRDGDAVTITEAEQDSFAVSGPFASALSGEGNNLVIAARDAFAATFGPLPSLAITLDKHLPVASGIGGGSADAAATLRALGRLQGVAIDDMFDVALSLGSDVPACLLSRSAIGGGRGEKLTPIDGLADTPVLLVNPRVAVSTAKVFAGWDGVDRGALGEIADSRNDLEPPARQLAPAIGAVLSKLAEQSGVTLARMSGSGATCFALFDNAAARWAAHAAIAAMHPDWWYLESTLA, from the coding sequence ATGATCACCGAACCCGCTCCCGCCAAGATCAACCTCGCGCTCCACGTCCGCGCGCGGCGGCCCGACGGCTATCACGAGATCGAGACGTTGTTCGCGTTCTGCCGCGATGGTGATGCGGTGACGATTACCGAGGCGGAGCAGGACAGTTTCGCTGTCAGCGGCCCCTTCGCGTCGGCGCTGTCCGGAGAAGGAAACAACCTCGTCATCGCGGCACGCGACGCGTTCGCCGCGACGTTCGGCCCATTGCCATCGCTCGCGATCACGCTCGATAAGCACCTTCCCGTCGCGTCGGGGATCGGCGGGGGCTCGGCCGATGCTGCGGCGACGCTGCGCGCTCTTGGACGACTTCAAGGCGTCGCGATCGACGATATGTTCGACGTTGCGCTGTCGCTCGGATCCGACGTGCCCGCCTGCCTGCTCAGCAGGAGCGCGATCGGCGGAGGGCGGGGCGAGAAGCTGACGCCGATCGACGGGCTGGCGGATACGCCGGTCCTACTGGTCAATCCGCGCGTTGCCGTGTCGACTGCGAAGGTTTTTGCCGGGTGGGATGGAGTCGATCGCGGTGCGCTCGGGGAGATTGCGGACAGCCGCAACGATCTCGAGCCTCCCGCCCGCCAACTTGCGCCGGCGATCGGTGCGGTGTTGTCCAAGCTGGCCGAGCAATCTGGCGTCACTTTGGCGCGCATGTCAGGTTCTGGCGCGACCTGTTTTGCGCTGTTCGACAACGCCGCCGCGCGGTGGGCCGCGCATGCCGCCATCGCCGCTATGCACCCCGATTGGTGGTATCTTGAATCGACCCTCGCGTAA
- a CDS encoding electron transfer flavoprotein-ubiquinone oxidoreductase, whose product MSERESMPYDVVIVGAGPAGLAAAIRLKQLAAEKGGDIAVCVLEKGSEVGAHILSGAVIDPKSLDELIPDWRDKGCPLAEVPVNDNQHWILTKKKRFSMPHIFTPGFMHNKGTYTGSLGNLCRWLAGQAEELGVEIFPGFAAAEILYNDDGSVKGVATGDMGVARDGSHKGDYQPGLELHAKYTFFSEGARGHLTRQLVDRFDLRANCEPQVYGLGIKELWDIKPENHAAGRVIHSQGWPLSESGSNGGGFLYHQANGQVALGFVTWLNYSNPYLSPFQEMQRWKTHPSIAAILEGGKRVSYGARAISDGGYQSVPKLVMPGAALIGDTAGFLNVPRIKGTHTAMKSGMMAAEAGYDAVHSQRQGDELTAYTDAYDNSWVKKELSVVRNVLPLVEKFGEGFGTVLAGINMWLESFGIKMPFTMKHHPDHKSLWRKDMVAPIVYPKPDGVLTFDRLSSVFLSNTNHEEDQPVHLTLKDPNIPVDYDLPMYDEPAQRYCPAGVYEIVGQEEGDPKFVINAQNCVHCKTCDIKDPTQNIVWVVPEGGGGPNYPNM is encoded by the coding sequence ATGAGCGAACGCGAATCGATGCCGTACGACGTGGTGATCGTCGGCGCTGGGCCGGCGGGACTGGCGGCGGCGATCCGGCTGAAGCAACTTGCGGCCGAAAAGGGCGGCGACATCGCGGTCTGCGTGCTCGAAAAGGGTTCCGAAGTCGGCGCGCACATCCTGTCCGGCGCGGTGATCGATCCCAAGTCGCTCGACGAGCTGATCCCCGACTGGCGCGACAAGGGCTGTCCGCTGGCGGAAGTGCCGGTCAACGATAACCAGCACTGGATCCTGACGAAGAAGAAGCGGTTTTCGATGCCGCATATCTTCACCCCCGGCTTCATGCACAACAAGGGCACGTACACCGGCAGCCTGGGTAATCTGTGCCGTTGGCTGGCGGGGCAGGCCGAGGAGTTGGGCGTCGAGATCTTCCCGGGCTTCGCGGCGGCGGAAATCCTCTACAATGACGACGGCAGCGTGAAGGGCGTCGCCACCGGCGACATGGGCGTCGCGCGCGACGGCAGTCACAAGGGCGATTACCAGCCTGGGCTCGAGCTCCACGCCAAATATACCTTCTTCTCGGAAGGCGCGCGCGGGCATCTGACGCGTCAGTTGGTCGATCGCTTCGACCTACGTGCGAACTGCGAGCCGCAGGTCTATGGCCTCGGCATCAAGGAATTGTGGGACATCAAGCCGGAGAACCACGCCGCCGGCCGCGTGATCCACTCGCAGGGCTGGCCGCTCAGCGAGAGCGGGTCGAACGGCGGCGGGTTCCTGTATCACCAGGCCAATGGGCAGGTCGCCTTGGGCTTCGTGACGTGGCTCAATTATTCTAACCCGTATCTTTCTCCGTTCCAGGAAATGCAGCGCTGGAAGACGCACCCGTCGATCGCCGCGATCCTGGAGGGCGGCAAGCGCGTTTCCTATGGCGCGCGCGCGATCAGCGACGGCGGGTATCAGTCGGTGCCGAAGCTGGTGATGCCGGGCGCCGCGCTGATCGGCGATACCGCGGGCTTCCTCAACGTGCCGCGGATCAAGGGCACGCACACCGCGATGAAATCGGGCATGATGGCGGCCGAGGCCGGCTATGACGCGGTCCATTCGCAGCGCCAGGGCGACGAACTGACCGCCTATACAGATGCTTACGACAACAGCTGGGTGAAGAAGGAGCTGTCGGTCGTCCGAAACGTCCTGCCGCTGGTCGAGAAGTTCGGCGAAGGATTCGGCACGGTGCTGGCCGGCATCAACATGTGGCTCGAATCGTTCGGCATCAAAATGCCTTTCACGATGAAGCATCATCCCGACCACAAGAGCCTGTGGCGCAAGGACATGGTCGCACCGATCGTTTATCCCAAGCCGGACGGCGTACTGACCTTCGACCGCCTATCCTCGGTGTTCCTGTCGAATACCAATCACGAGGAGGATCAGCCGGTCCACCTGACACTCAAGGACCCGAACATCCCGGTCGATTACGACCTGCCGATGTACGACGAGCCGGCACAGCGTTATTGCCCGGCCGGGGTCTACGAGATCGTCGGTCAGGAAGAGGGCGATCCGAAGTTCGTGATCAACGCCCAGAACTGCGTCCACTGCAAGACGTGCGACATCAAGGACCCGACGCAGAATATCGTGTGGGTGGTGCCGGAGGGAGGCGGGGGGCCCAACTATCCCAACATGTAA
- a CDS encoding uracil-DNA glycosylase — translation MGADQHNDWRASVASALEWWRDAGVDCEIDDNPRDWLAKMPAPDKLPAAVREAPVEAFKLPETLAEFVEWRVGPGTPEAGWPGQALGTQGDAATGLMIVVDMPDREDDTAGALLSGSAGRLFDRMLAAIGRDRQSIYLTALAVKRPPAGRVTDEAGQQMEALIRHHLSLAAPKRVLALGNAASRAITGLDVANARGSLRAVHHDKGTSEVVASFHPRFLLERPAAKADAWRDLRVLIGGLE, via the coding sequence ATGGGGGCCGACCAGCATAACGATTGGCGCGCGAGCGTCGCCAGCGCGCTCGAATGGTGGCGCGACGCCGGGGTTGATTGCGAGATCGACGACAACCCGCGCGACTGGCTGGCGAAGATGCCGGCGCCCGACAAGCTGCCCGCCGCGGTGCGCGAAGCGCCGGTCGAGGCGTTCAAGCTGCCCGAAACGCTGGCCGAATTCGTCGAATGGCGGGTCGGTCCGGGGACGCCCGAGGCGGGCTGGCCGGGTCAGGCGCTAGGTACCCAGGGCGACGCCGCGACCGGCCTAATGATCGTCGTCGACATGCCCGATCGAGAGGACGACACGGCCGGCGCGTTGCTGTCGGGCAGCGCCGGACGGTTGTTCGACCGTATGCTCGCCGCGATCGGCCGCGACCGGCAATCGATCTACCTGACCGCGCTCGCCGTAAAGCGTCCGCCGGCGGGTCGGGTCACCGACGAAGCCGGGCAGCAGATGGAAGCCTTGATCCGCCATCACCTATCGCTCGCGGCGCCGAAACGCGTCCTCGCGCTCGGGAATGCGGCGAGTCGTGCGATCACAGGGTTGGACGTCGCCAATGCCCGTGGAAGTTTACGCGCTGTTCATCATGATAAGGGGACAAGTGAGGTCGTTGCGAGCTTTCACCCGCGCTTCCTGTTGGAGCGCCCTGCGGCGAAAGCGGATGCGTGGAGGGACCTCAGGGTGTTGATCGGGGGGCTGGAGTGA
- a CDS encoding lytic transglycosylase domain-containing protein, which yields MKIAYLFAATALALTPVVASPAFAAGDPPTGAVMTRGIPSQLDSGQRDGYRAVFKAIREQRWVDAQIQLTTMKPGPLHSIAAAQLYLAKGSPKVENDPLLAILANAPELPQAPAIAKILMSRGVVTPGLPVPQKLIWANGASTRGRAATTKYDLASAELALKMQPFIKGDMGPEAQALLEATPNLTPDAQTEWQQRVAWIYFLQGDDMNARAMAAKASIGNGDWAVQGQWVGGLAAWRQGDCTAAGQAFVSVAARASDVELRAAGLYWAARADMKCAKPQLVEARLKNAAQLDETFYGMLARQQLGIKEQPRVSDELMLADWDKLQNRPNVRVAAALVEIGETDLADDVLKQQAKIGPSIEYASLVRLTETLDLPETLMWLGNNCPQGVKAPTIARFPAPKWTPDGGWTIDKALVYAHALQESRFKRNVISPAGAYGLMQIMPAAAVDYARERGITVDRGALTMPSVNMAVGQRTLERLSTQSFANGSLIKVMAAYNAGPVPVTEWNAIVKDGGDPLLYIESIPYWETRGYVTTVMRNYWMYEAKDGRLKSPSREALAQGKWPKFPGAK from the coding sequence GTGAAAATCGCGTATCTGTTCGCCGCCACCGCGCTGGCGCTGACGCCCGTCGTGGCGAGCCCGGCGTTCGCCGCCGGCGATCCGCCGACGGGTGCGGTGATGACGCGCGGGATCCCCTCCCAACTCGATTCCGGTCAGCGCGACGGTTACCGCGCCGTATTCAAGGCGATCCGCGAACAACGCTGGGTCGATGCGCAGATTCAGCTGACCACGATGAAGCCCGGCCCGCTCCATTCGATCGCGGCGGCGCAACTCTATCTCGCCAAGGGATCGCCCAAGGTCGAGAACGACCCGTTGCTCGCGATCCTGGCCAACGCGCCCGAACTCCCGCAGGCGCCCGCGATCGCGAAGATCCTGATGTCGCGCGGCGTCGTCACGCCGGGCCTTCCCGTCCCGCAGAAGCTGATCTGGGCCAACGGCGCCTCTACCCGCGGCCGGGCCGCGACGACTAAATACGATCTCGCCAGCGCCGAACTCGCGCTCAAGATGCAGCCCTTCATCAAGGGCGACATGGGTCCCGAGGCGCAGGCACTGCTCGAAGCGACCCCGAACCTGACCCCCGACGCGCAGACCGAATGGCAACAGCGCGTCGCGTGGATCTATTTCCTGCAGGGCGACGACATGAACGCCCGCGCGATGGCCGCCAAGGCGAGCATCGGCAACGGCGACTGGGCGGTCCAGGGCCAGTGGGTCGGCGGGCTTGCCGCGTGGCGCCAGGGTGACTGCACCGCCGCCGGCCAGGCCTTCGTGTCGGTTGCGGCGCGCGCCAGCGACGTCGAACTGCGCGCGGCCGGGCTTTACTGGGCGGCGCGCGCCGACATGAAATGCGCGAAGCCGCAGCTCGTCGAAGCGCGGCTGAAGAATGCGGCACAGCTCGACGAGACGTTCTACGGCATGCTCGCGCGGCAGCAGCTCGGCATCAAGGAACAGCCCCGCGTTTCCGACGAGCTGATGCTCGCGGATTGGGACAAGCTGCAGAACCGCCCGAACGTCCGCGTCGCGGCGGCGTTGGTCGAGATTGGCGAGACCGATCTGGCCGATGACGTGCTCAAGCAGCAGGCGAAGATCGGCCCGTCGATCGAATATGCCTCGCTGGTCCGCCTGACCGAAACGCTCGACCTGCCCGAGACGCTGATGTGGCTCGGCAACAATTGCCCGCAAGGGGTCAAGGCGCCGACGATTGCGCGCTTCCCGGCGCCGAAATGGACGCCGGATGGCGGTTGGACGATCGACAAAGCGCTAGTCTACGCCCACGCACTCCAGGAATCGCGGTTCAAGCGCAACGTCATCAGCCCGGCCGGTGCCTATGGTTTGATGCAGATCATGCCCGCCGCCGCCGTCGATTACGCCCGCGAGCGCGGCATCACCGTCGATCGCGGCGCGCTGACGATGCCGTCGGTCAACATGGCGGTCGGCCAGCGCACGCTCGAACGGCTCAGCACGCAGAGCTTCGCTAACGGATCGCTGATCAAGGTGATGGCCGCCTACAATGCCGGGCCGGTGCCGGTCACCGAATGGAACGCCATCGTCAAGGATGGCGGCGACCCGTTGCTCTACATCGAATCGATTCCGTACTGGGAAACGCGCGGTTACGTAACGACCGTCATGCGCAATTACTGGATGTACGAGGCCAAGGACGGCCGCCTGAAATCGCCGAGCCGCGAAGCGCTGGCGCAGGGCAAGTGGCCGAAGTTTCCCGGGGCGAAATAA